Within Candidatus Rokuibacteriota bacterium, the genomic segment CCCGCGGAAGGAATACCCGCACGCGCCCGAGACGAGCATGATCGCGAGGACCACGACGCGGATTGGCCGTGTCACGAGCGGGTGACGATGTTGACCAGCCGGCCCGGCACCACCACCACGCGGTCCACCGGGCGCGACTGGAGCCAGGGCTGTACCCGCTGGTCCGCGAGGGCCAGCAGCTTGACCTGCTCGTCCCCCGCGCCGCTCTCGACGGTGAGCCGGCTCCGCACTTTGCCGTCGACCTGGACCACGATGAGGACCTCTTTCCTCACGAGCGCCGCCGGGTCGGGCTGGAGCCAGGGCCGCAGGAAGAGGCTCGTGCGATGGCCGAGCTGGGTCCAGAGCTCCTCGGCGACGTGAGGGGCGAAGGGCCCGAGGAGGAGCACCAGCGTCTCCACCCCCTCGCGGAGGAGCGCCGCCCGCTCCTCCCGGCTCATCGTGTCCAACGAGCCGTGCTCGAAGGCGTAGAGTGCGTTGACCAGTTCCATGATGGCGCTGATGGCGGTGTTGAAGTGGAACTCGTCCTCGATGTCGTCCGTCACCCGCTTGGTCGTCTCGTGCACCACGCGCCGGAACCTCTGCCCCTCCTCGGAGAGCTGGGCGGGCCGCGCCGGGGTCGCGGCGAGCTCGGGGAGCTGGCGCTGGACGAAGCGCCACACGCGGTTGAGGAACCGGAACGCACCCTCGACCCCCTGGTCGTTCCAGTCCAGATCCTTCTCGGGAGGCGCGGCGAAGAGGGAAAAGAGCCGGACCGTGTCGGCGCCGTACCTGGCGATGAGATCGTCCGGGTCCACCACATTCCCCTTCGACTTGGACATCTTGGCCCCGTCCTTGATCACCATCCCCTGGGTGAGGAGGTTGGCGAAGGGCTCGTCCAGCTTCACCAGCCCCAGGTCCCGGAGGACCTTGGTGAAGAAGCGCGAGTAGAGGAGGTGGAGGACCGCGTGCTCGATCCCACCGATGTACTGGTCCACCGCCATCCAGTACTGGACGGCCTGCGGCTCCACCATTCCGCCCCGGAACGTCGGGCAGCAGTAGCGGAAGAAGTACCAGGACGACTCCACGAAGGTGTCCATGGTGTCCGTCTCGCGGCGGGCCTTGCCGCCGCAGCGGGGGCAGGGCGTGTTCACGAAGCTGGGGACGTCTGCCAGAGGCGAGCCGCCCTTGCCGCGGATCTGGACATCGCGCGGCAGCACCACCGGGAGGTTCGCCTCCTTCTCCGGGACCATGCCGCAGCGGCCGCAGTAGACGATGGGAATGGGCGCGCCCCAGTAGCGCTGGCGGCTGATCCCCCAGTCGCGGAGCCGGTAGTGCACCTTCGCCTGGCCGAGACCTCTCGCGACGAGCCAGTCGGTGGCCCGGCGCTTGGCCTCCTCCACGGTGAGCCCGTTCAGGAATCCGGA encodes:
- a CDS encoding leucine--tRNA ligase: GWDAFGLPAENSAIEHGVHPAVGTNETIAYMKTQLKKMGCSYDWDRELATCDPEYYRWEQQIFIRMFERGLAYRKRSTVNWCPGCQTILANEQVEAGRCWRCEAEVVPKAVEGWFFKITEYAEELLAWCDRLTGWPERVLTMQRNWIGRSEGAEFGLPVVGRPGLAINVFTTRPDTSFGMTYAVLAPEHPLVDQLVADQDERKAVAAFREEVVTQSEAERLAADRPKRGLRLKMRALNPFNEQEIPIFLADYVLMGYGTGAIMAVPGEDQRDWDFAKQYGLPIVETVQRPPGWSGEAYTGDGVKINSGFLNGLTVEEAKRRATDWLVARGLGQAKVHYRLRDWGISRQRYWGAPIPIVYCGRCGMVPEKEANLPVVLPRDVQIRGKGGSPLADVPSFVNTPCPRCGGKARRETDTMDTFVESSWYFFRYCCPTFRGGMVEPQAVQYWMAVDQYIGGIEHAVLHLLYSRFFTKVLRDLGLVKLDEPFANLLTQGMVIKDGAKMSKSKGNVVDPDDLIARYGADTVRLFSLFAAPPEKDLDWNDQGVEGAFRFLNRVWRFVQRQLPELAATPARPAQLSEEGQRFRRVVHETTKRVTDDIEDEFHFNTAISAIMELVNALYAFEHGSLDTMSREERAALLREGVETLVLLLGPFAPHVAEELWTQLGHRTSLFLRPWLQPDPAALVRKEVLIVVQVDGKVRSRLTVESGAGDEQVKLLALADQRVQPWLQSRPVDRVVVVPGRLVNIVTRS